The DNA sequence TGTGTGCGGAACGGGGCCGCGTTCGCGCCGCCGTGGATCTGCTGCAGGATCGGCGTCTCCACCTCGAGGTAGTCGCGGCCGGAGAGGTGGTCGCGCATCGACTTCACGATGGCGCTGTGCACTCTCATGAGTTCGCGGGCTCGGGGATTGATGGTCAGGTCCACGTACCGCTGACGCACTCGCGCCTCGGGGTCGGTGAGCCCACTCCACTTGTCCGGCAACGGGTGCAGACACTTGCCGAGCATCCGCCAGTCCTTGGCCAGCAGCGACAACTCGCCCTTGCGGCTGCGCCCCACCACTCCGCTGACCTCGATGAGGTCGCCGAGGTCGACGGTGCCTGCCAGGTCAAGGGTTTCCGGCTTCAGCGCGCTCGCATCCACGAGTACCTGCACGTCCCCGCTCCAGTCGCGCACATCGCAGAACACGACCTTGCCGAAGTCACGCATGCGGATGACGCGGCCCGCCACCCGGGCGGTGGTCCCTTCAGGCGCGCTGACGGCCTGCGCGATGGTGTGGGTGGGCGGATAGGCAGGCGGATAGGGATCGACGCCGGCCGCGGTCAGCTGCTCCAGTTTGGCCAGACGGACGCGGACCTGCTCGGGACGCCGCGGTCCGCGATGCTCGGCCTTTTCCTCGCTGGCGATCTCCGCGGCGATCGCGTCGATGTCGACACCCGGCGGCACCGAGGAGGCATCGCCGGTGAAGTCGTTGCCCTGCCCGAACTTCGGCAGCTTCACAAATCCCTCGTTGACCACGGCGGCCAGGCCGACCCGCGGAATCGTGCGGCCGTCCTCGAAACACAGGAACCGGGGAACCCACTCGGGGTGGTATTTGGCGTTCGACTTGTACAGCGATTCCATCTGCACGAACTTCGACGCGAAGGTGAGGGCGCCGTACATCGCCCGCATGATCGGGCCTGCGCCGATCTGGCCGCCTTCTTCGAACACCACACGGAAGGCTGCGAAGTTCATCGAGATGTCGAGGATGCCGAAGGCCTCGGCGTTCTCGGCGAACTCGGTCACCATCGTCTCGACCAGTCCGTTGATCGAGTCCCGGTCGCGGCGCATCACATCGAGGGATGCGCCGGTCTGGCCCCAAGGGACAAACGAGAGCATGCCGACGACCTTCTCGTTCGCGGTGCCCGCGTCCTGCACGGCTTCCACGAGGATGGACCGTCCGTCCGCGGGGTCACCCAGACGTCCCAGAGCCATCGAGAAGCCACGTTCTTGGTCGGTGTCGCGCCATTCGTCGGCGCGCGCGATCACCGCGGCCATCTGTTCGGGGGACAGATCCTCGTGGCGGGCGATACGCACGGTGATGCCGGCGCGCTTGGTGCGGGCCACCGACTGCCGGACGGCCTTCATCTCCGGCCCGTTGAGGTTGTAACCGCGGGTGTGGACGATCGCCTCGTCGCCGATGTTGAGTGTGGTGAATCCGGCAGCGTCCCACGCTTCCGCGCCGGTGGCACTCACGCCGATGGCGCCCGGATGCCAGCCGTACCGGTCGCAGATCTTGAGGAACTCCGCGATCGCGTCGGGCCAGTAGCGCTTGTCGCCCACGGGGTCTCCACCGGCCATCGCGGTGCCGACCTCAACCCGGTAGGTGATCGCGGCCATGCCGTTGGGAGCGAAGACAACCGCTTTGTCGTGGCGGGTGGAGAAATACGCAAGTGAGTCGTCGCCGCTGAAGCCATCGATGAGCAGCCGCAGCAACCTCTCGTCGGTCGCGGTCATCGAGTTGTTCGACCGCTGCGAACGGAACAGGATCAACGCTGCGGCGATGAGCGCCAGAGCGCCGAGCAGGCCCAAGAACGTCTCGACGGGCGCATAGGAATGGTGCTCGTCGAAGTCGGTCGACAGGTCGACGGACCCGAACGTCACCACATGATTGATCGCGTACGGCAGTCGCTGGGAGGCGGTGAGGGTGTGGGGGAAGATCTCGACGAGGGCCCAACCGATCAGCGAACCGATGACCAGGCCGGCGACCAGCACGCCGGCAGCGCGCCAGAGAGCGCCACGGCGCACACGGGTATAGAACTGCCGATAACTCGCGATCAAATACATCAGCGCAAACACGTGCAGGACGACACCGATGCAGATATTGATCCGCACCACGGTGTTCACACCGTTCTCCGACGACAACGGCTCGAATAGGTAGAGCGCATTTCCGATGGCATAGACGGCGACGTACGCCACCGTGATCCACCACGCGATCCGCTTGCGGGATGCGAGTGCAAAGGCGAGCAGTGCCAAGACGAACGCCCAGGCGAAGCTGGTGTCGGGTGCGGAGATCAGATAATTGTCGACGTAGTCGCGCGGCACCTCGGTGAGGCGCCGGAACTGCAGGGAGATGCTGCTGAGCAGCGAGATGGCGGCGAGGACGCCCGCAACCCAACTGACGTACCGCGGCGCGTTCTTGAACCATCCCGCAGGCGGGACCAGGCGAGTCGGCCGACGGGGCGCAGGAGTTGCCTCCCTGCTCACATCGATTGAGTCGACCGTGGTTTCGGGTGAATCGACGCTCACAGGTGTTGCCTTTCCGCAGCTGGTCCGCAGTAACGTTATCTCTCAGATGGGAGGATTGAACGGTGAGCCGAGAAACAGTTCCGATCCGAGACAATTCCATCCGACTGGGCCAATTCCTGAAGCTGGCGAATCTCATCGAATCCGGGGCCGAGGCAAAAGAAGTCATCGCGGACGGATTGGTCAGCGTGAACGGTGAGACCGAGACGCGGCGCGGCCGACAACTGGTCACCGGCGACGTCGTGGAGATCGGCGGCACCGAGGCCGTGGTCGGCGGACCAGACGATGGTGTGCTCCCGGACTGATGTCCGCGGCCGCGTTCAGCTGCCTCGGATGCGGGCCGGTCAGCGGTGGTTACCGGTCGGTAAGTAAGAGTCGTTAGGCTGAGGTGCATGAGTGAGATCACCTTCGTAGCCACCGCCGACCTCGTGGACGAGATCGGCGAGGAGGTACGCAGCTGCGACCTCCAGTTCACGCAGTTCGGGAAGCGCAGGGAGTTCGTCGGCCGGGTCACCACGGTTCGGTGCCTCCAGGACAACGCCCTGCTCAAGCAGGTGCTCGGCGAACCCGGCAACGGTGGGGTGCTCGTCGTCGACGGTGCCGGGTCGGTGCACACCGCCCTTGTGGGCGACGTGATCGCCGAACTCGGCCGGTCCAACGGCTGGAGCGGGATCATCGTGAACGGTGCGGTCCGCGACTCGAAGCTGCTCGCCGGCATCGACATCGGTATCAAGGCGCTTGGCACCAACCCGCGCAAGTCCACCAAGTCCGGAGCCGGAGAGCGGGACGTCCCTGTTGAACTGGGCGGTCTGACCTTCAATCCCGGCGACCTTGCATACAGCGACGACGACGGCATCGTGCTCGTCGCGGCCGAATAGGAGACAGATCATGGGCAAGCCAGATACAGCCACGTTCGACCGTTTGCGAGGGCTCATCGCCATCGATGATCCGGACGCCCGTTCTACGCGCCCGGTTCTCGAGGCGTTCACGGGCGAGGAGATGACCACAATTCCGGTCGGCACCGCCGACGACGTGCAGGCCGCGTTCGAGCGGGCGCGCGCCGCACAGGTCGAGTGGGCGAAACTCTGGCCGCGTGACCGTGCCAAGATCCTGATCGATTTCGCGGCCCTGGTGCTCAAGAACAGGGATGCGTTGGCGGACATGGCACAGGCCGAGACCGGCAAAGCGCGCGCCTACGCCCAGGAGGAAGTGCTGGACGTGGCCATGACTGCCCGGCACTACGCCAAGACCGGCCCGCGGCTCCTGGCGGCGAGCAAGGTCAAAGGGATGCTGCCCCTGGCCACCGACGCCCGCGTTCGGTATCAGCCCAAGGGTGTCGTCGGCGTGATCTCGCCGTGGAACTACCCGATGACCCTGGCTGCCTCGGACGGGGTCGCCGCTCTGATGGCCGGTAATGCGGTGGTGCTCAAGCCCGACAGCCAGACGCCGTACTGCGCCCTCGCCGTGGTCGAGTTGCTCTACCAGGCAGGTCTCCCGAAGGATCTGTTCGCCGTCGTGCCCGGACCGGGCTCTGTTGTGGGACAAGAGATCTTGGCTCAGGCCGACTACCTCATGTTCACCGGGTCCTCGGAAACCGGCGCGCAGCTCGCCGAGCAGGCCGGCCGTCGTCTGATCGGTTTCTCGGCCGAACTCGGTGGCAAGAACCCGATGATCATCACCAAGACCGCCGACATCGACAACGCTGTCGAAGGCGCAGTGCGCGCCTGCTTCTCGAACTCCGGACAACTTTGCATCTCGATCGAGCGGATCTACGTCGAGAAGCCGATCGCCGATGAGTTCTCCGCCAAGTTCGCGCAGCGGGTGTCGGCGATGAAGGTGGGCAAGTCCTACGACTTCTCCACGGAGATGGGGTCGTTGGCCTCGGCGGACCAGGTCGACACCGCCGAACGGCACGTCGAGGACGCCAAGTCCAAGGGCGCCGTGGTTCTCGCCGGCGGACACCGCCGTCCCGAACTCGGACCTTTCTTCTTCGAGCCGACCGTTCTGTCCGGGGTTGCCGACGGGATGGAATCGTTCGCCGGCGAGACCTTCGGACCGGTTGTCGCCATCTACCCGGTGGATTCCGTGGACGAGGCCATCACAGAGGCCAACAACACCGAATACGGCCTCAACGCAAGCGTTTTCGCCGGGTCGTCGGAAGAAGGCCGCAAGATTGCCGCAGAACTGCGCGCCGGCACGGTGAACCTGAACGAGGGCTACGCGGCCGCATGGGGTTCCACTGCGGCTCCGATGGGCGGTATGGGCAAGTCGGGCGTAGGCCGCCGCCACGGCGCCGAAGGGCTTCTCAAATACACCGAGCCCCAGACGATTGCCGAGCAGCGGGTGATCGGTCTTGGCGGCATCAAGGGCGTGCCGCAGGGGCTCTTCCTGCGGACCGTTCCGGCGTTCGTGAAGTCGCTGAAGTTCCTGCCCGGTCGGTGACCGACGATGCCGGCCGTGTGTTCCGCGCGGCCGGCATCACTCAGCGCGTGTCCTGGACCTGTCGCTCCGCACACGCGATGACCGCGTCCAGATCGAGTCCGTACGGCGTCGCATCGACCAGGCTGTAACGCAGGAGTCGGCCCGCCCCGCGCTCGACGAGACGCGCTGCGCCCCTGGGATTTCCGCGTAGGTGATGCGTCAGGCCGACGCAGATCTGAGCCAGCCCCTGCCACAGCTCCCGTTCGTCGGGCGGGCATGTCTTCCAGCGGACCTCGAAGACCTCGTGGGCTGCGAACGGACGTCCGGCGTCGATGAGTTGACGTGCCAGCGCGATGGTTTCGGCGGGTGGTAACGGTTCCTCGGAGACCGGTTCGACACCCTCGGCGCCGTACGGCAGCGGCCTGCCCAGCTCGTCTCGCGGCCGGGCCTGCCGTGCGCGGCCGTCGGGGTCGCGGTCGCGACGCTCAGGCATCGTCCACCTCGTTGCCCGTCCTGTCGCCCAGCCAGGCGAGGACCGCGGGATCAGTCGATTGCAGGCGCTGTACTTCTTCGCCACCGTCGCAGGTGTACATGGAGATGGTCACGGCAGAAGCGGTCCGGGACGTCACGCGCCATACCGCACCTGAATCCGTCCACCGGATCAGCGATTCGATCACGTTCTCGTCCACGATTCCTCCCTTCCGACGGTCGGTGTCAAAACTATCCCGTCACATACCAACTGTGGGACGTCCAGGGAGGATATGGCCAGGACCATTCCCAGCCAGATGAAGACGCTGGCTGTCGCGATGGTTTGTGCTGTGGTCATGCTGCGGGGTCCCATCGTCCGGAGTCGTTCGCAGTGTCATCATCGAGGACAACGTGCCGCACTGACAGCACGTGCTCGGCGCAGCGAGTCCACGACGACGGGAGAATCCGGTGACCCGACATCCATCCATCGCGGTCACGGGAGCTACCGGCAATGTCGGGGGATTGGTTGCGCGCGCCTTGTCGGAGGCCGGGACAGCTCTCCGGTTGGTGGTGCGTTCGCGCGGGCGCGCGCCAGTGCTGCCCGGGGCAGCGGTCGCGGAGACGAGCTACGGCGACCACGACGCCGCGGTCGCCGCACTCGCGGACGTCGACACCTTGTTCATGGTGTCGGCCTCGGAGAGCGAAGACCGGTTGGACCAACACCGGACCTTCGTCGATGCGGCTGTCCGGGCCGGTGTGCAACACATCGTCTACACGTCGTTCCTGAATGCGGCACCCGACGCGACTTTCACTCTCGCGCGCGATCATTGGGCAACGGAGGAGCACATCCGCGCGTCGGGAGTGCAGTTCACGTTCTTGCGCGACAGCTTCTACGTCGATTTCCTGCCGAGCCTCGCCGGCACCGACGGCGTGATCCGTGGCCCGGCCGGAGACGGCGCGGTGGGTGCGGTGGCGCGCGCCGACGTCGCGCGAGTGGCGACCGCGGTTCTCGCCGATCCGGCATCACACCGGGGTGAGACGTACGACCTCACCGGCCGCGAATCACTCACTTTCAACGAGGTGGCGCGGATTCTCACCGAAACCAGCGGTCGCACAGTCACATTCCACAACGAGACGATCGACGAAGCCTACGAGTCGCGGAAATCCTATGGGGCGCCGGACTGGCAAGTGGACGCCTGGGTGTCCACCTACACCGCGATTGCTGCGGGTGAACTGGCAGCGGTGACAGACAATGTGGAGACCATCACTGGCCGGCCGCCGATGACATTGCGCGACTTCATCGTCGGCTCGGCGTGATCGTGCACGATCGCTGAGGATCCGGAGGGAGCGCTCGTCAGCCCCCTGTGGTTTGCCGAGGTTTCCGATTGTCGCTCGCAGGCTATGCCTACCTGGATACGAACGCTGTATGAACAGCTGGTCCTCGGGCTACGTCGACCAGCACATTCTCGGTTGCACCAGGAGATGCGAATGACGGCTGATGCCGAAGCGGGAACACAGGCAACAGGGGATGAGCCCGCATCCAAACTGAAGCGGAAGATAACCGGTCCGCTGCTGTTCTTGTTCATCTTGGGCGACGTGCTCGGAGCCGGTATCTATGCCCTGATGGGAGTGCTGTCCGAGGAGGTGGGAGGGGCACTCTGGGCGCCGCTGATCGTCGCGCTTCTGCTGGCCCTGCTCACCGCCGGCTCCTATGCCGAGTTGGTCACCAAGTATCCGCAGGCCGGCGGTGCAGCGATACTCGCCGAGCGGGCCTTCAAGCAACCGATCGTCTCGTTCCTCGTAGGTTTCTGCATGCTGGCCGCAGGAGTCACGAGCGCAGCCGGACTCGCGCTGGCCTTCTCCGGCGAATACCTCAAGACCTTCATCGATGTGCCGACCGTCCCGGCCGCGCTGGTGTTCCTGGCACTGGTGGCCTGCCTGAACGCACGCGGCATCAGTGAGTCGGTGAAGAGCAACGTGGTCATGACGATCATCGAGGTCAGCGGACTGGTCATCGTCATCGCGGTGGTCGGGGTGATGCTCGGCGAAGGCCGAGGTGACGTGTCCCGGGTGACCGAGTTCCCGGACGGCTCGACCCCCGCGATGGCCATCCTCAGCGGTGCCATCATCGCCTACTACTCCTTTGTCGGATTCGAGACCTCGGCCAACGTCGCCGAAGAGATCCGCAATCCCAGTCGCGTGTATCCCTTGGCCCTCTTCGGGTCGTTGGCAACGGCCGGACTCGTCTACGTGCTCGTGGGGCTCGCAAGCTCGATTGCCCTGCCCGCGAGCACATTGTCCGAGTCGTCGGGACCGCTGCTGGCCGTTGTCGGGGAGTCCGGTGTCGGCATCCCCGACTGGGTCTTCAGTCTCATCGCGCTGGTGGCCGTGGCCAATGGCGCTCTGCTCACGATGATCATGGCCAGCCGCCTCACCTTCGGTATGGCCGAGCACAGGCTGCTGCCGAGCGCACTGGGAAAGGTGCTGCCCAAGCGGCGTACCCCGTGGGCGGCGATTGTGGCGACGACGTTGGTGGCCATGCTGCTCACACTCAACGGCGAACTGTCGACATTGGCCGAGACGGTGGTGCTGTTGCTGCTGTTCGTCTTCATCTCGACAAATGTCGCTGTGTTGGTTCTTCGTCGGGATCCCGTCGAGCATAAGCATTTTCGGGTACCGACAATCATCCCGATTCTCGGTGTCGCCTCGTGCGTGCTGCTGCTGACCCAGCAGAGCGGTGAGGTCTGGATGTATGGCGGGCTTCTTCTCGCAGTGGGTATCGTGCTGCATTTTGCTGCGGTGTGGGTGCGTCGACGTGCCGCGTGACGCTCTCGTCTCGTGGTGTGGACAGCGCCGACGTGGTCGCGAAGCAGCCCGCAGGCAAACCCTGGTGGGTAGTCTCCACAGATGAGCAAACCACCTGTCCGACCTATGGATTCGCATACCGCGGGTCGTTTGCGGGCGGCGGACTTCACCTATCCGGAGGTCGGCGCGACCAAGACCGGTATGCCGTCCGGTTACCACCACCTGCGACGAGAAAGAGTCGTGGGATCCGGTGCTGCAGTGTTTCGTGAACTCGGCGACGCTGTTCTGAGGTGGCAGGTGCAGCTCGGCGCCGGCCTGACGGTGACCAGTCCCGACGTGACAGTCAGCGAGGGAAGCGTCGGGCTGGTCGGGCTCGGCGTGGGTACGGCCAGACTGAAGGCGCCGGTGCGAGTTGTGTACGTGCTCGACGAGCCCGATCGCTGTGGTTTCGCCTACGGCACCTTGCCCGGCCACCCAGAGGCAGGTGAGGAGCTGTTCTGTATCGAGCACCGAGCCGACGACAGTGTGGTGCTGGTGGTCGCAGCCTTCTCGCGGCCACGCTCAATTCTCGCCAGGGCGGGGGGACCGCTCGGGAGAGTCGGTCAACGCCTGGTGACGAAGCGTTATCTTCGTGCGCTGGACGCTCCAGAGAGCTGATCGGGCGACCGCGACGCCTGCATGGCATCGCGCACATGCGTTCGTAGCTCGGAGATCCCGGCTCTCTGTGCCCGAAGACGACGCATCGCGTCGGCCAGCTGGCGTTCGCGGTCGTCGAGTTGACGTAGTGCTTCACGGCGTTCCTCGTCGGTCGCCTCGTCGGGATCGGCGCACGCAACGCGAAGGATGAAAGCGGACTCCGACAACGACAGTCCAGACGCCAAGAGGCAGCGGATGTCCTCGACGGTCTGCACGTCTTCTTTCCGGTACCGCCGATAGCCGTTCGGATCACGCGTCGGCGTCAGCAGGCCTGCCTTTTCGTAGTGCCTGAGCATGCGGGAACTGGCGCCGGTGATGTCACTCAAGTCGCTGATGTACATCGATGCCTCTTCTCGAGATGGACCTTGCCTTGACACTGATGTCATAGTTTACCGTCGCCGGTATGAGCAACGCAGATGAGCACCCCGATGTCATCCTGGTGGTTGTCCACCCCGACACCCAATCGGTCACCTGGAATGTGGCCCGAGCGATGAAGAAGAGCATCGCCGCCGAAAACCTCACTGCCGCAACGTACGACCTGGCGGCGTCGGGATTCGACCCCGCCTTCAACAGTGACGATCTCGCCCACTTCCGGGGGCTCGCCGGGGTCCCCGTGGACGTCGCGGAGCAACAGCAGATGTTGCGATCTGCCTCAGCGGTGGTGTTGGTTTTCCCGGTCTATTGGTGGTCGCTGCCGGCACTCGCCAAGGGTTGGATCGACCGCGTCTTCACCCGCGGCTTCGCCTATGACGATCGAGTCGCCGACGCCCCGAGCGCCATCAAAGGCTTGCATCTGGTGGCGATCGGCGGAATAGACGAAGGGACTCATCAGCGTCACGGATACAAGGAGGCGATGACGCTGCAGATGATCCATGGGATCGCGGACTACTCGCGCATCGAGGCTTCGTCGCTCGAATTCCTCTACGACGCAGATTCCGACGACCCGGCCGTCCGGCGTGAACTGATCGCTCAGGCAGAGGTCATCGGCGCCAAGATAGCGGAGAGTGTGGTCGGGCAACGCGAACTGGCATCCTCACAACAGCTTTCGTCTCTCGGGCTATCGACGTAGCCGCCGCACGGCCAGGAAGATGAGCGCCAATAAAACCACGGCGCTGCCGATTTTGACCACCGGGCCTGTTGTCGCCGGCTCAGGCAGAGGCAGAGGCAGAGGTTCCGTGCGCTTGAGAGCTGTGAACCGGGCCTGCTGATCCTCGGCCGGAGCAGGCGCCGACGGTTCCGGGTGTGTGGGTTCCGGTGTCGCGGCCGGGGCGGGAGCGGTCTTGGGAGACGGGGGAGCCGCCGACTGTGCCGGGGTCGACTTGGGTGGAGCCGTGTTGCCCGGCTTGCCAGGACCCTTGCGTACCGGGGGCTTCTTCGCGGGTGCCTTCTGCGATACGACGTGTTCGGCGTTGGCGTGATCGGGCGTGCCGGCGTCAGAGCTTCTCCGCGCAGACGCCTTTGTGGGTGGAGTGTTGCCGGGCCCAGCCTTCTTCGCCGGGGCCTTTTTGGCGGCAGTCTTCTTCGCAACCTCCTTCTTGGGGGCTGCTTTTTCGCCGCCTTCTTGGCAGCGGTCTTCTTCGCCGCGGCCTTCTTCTCGGGAGCCTTTTTGGCAGCCGACTTCTTGGCCGGCGGGACGGGGCGCTCGCCCGAGTGATCGGAGTCGGGCTGGGAGTCCGGGTCGGCCATACGGCTCAGCTCCTTCGAAGACGGGCGGACTGATCACCGCGTCTCGATTCGGCCCGGAGGTACTGATCCAGACCTGCACTGAGACGGGGGCGATGTCACATGTACGTGGCTGCGCCGTCGTCAATCATGCCCGGTTCCGGCGGGTCCGGCTCAGCTGGGTGCGGTGGTCCCGAGCCCGGCGGCCAGTCCGATGACAACCGCCATCAGCAGCACCTCGACGATCGCGCGTCGCAGCGATGCCTGCTCGGAACTGCGGTGGGTGTGGGCCGAAGGCAGCCACCGCCGTCGTTGGTCGGCAGCCACTGCGAGCAACGCCACCATGCCCACCGACTTTGCAAGCAGGATCCGGCCGTAACCGGTGGACCAGACCTCGCTGAGCGAATCCAACTCCAGCAGGGCAGCGATCACACCGCTGACGATCAATGCCAGGACCAGCCATTGCGCGTACCGCGAGAACACGGGCAGCACGGTTGCCCAGCCCTTTCGGCCGCGGACGGTGAGGGCGAGAGCCGCGAGAGAACCGCACCACCAGCTCGCCGCGAGTACATGCACGGCGATGAGCAGTGCTCCGCCGGTCAGCTGACCCAGATGCCCGGTGACGGGTCCGATCAACAGACCCAGCGCGGCGAGGGCGCCGACGGCTTCGGGCGCGATCAGACTCGGATACCGGATCCAGACCGCGCAGAACAAGGTGACCGCCAGCGCGCACATTGCCGCGATCAGACCCGCGGTGGTGCCGTTGACCCGGAAGAAGTCGTTGATGCCCACCTCGTGCGGGGCGAGCCCCGTCCGTTCGGCGGCACCCAGCCATGCACCCACCAGCAGCGACACCGCCCATACCGCAGCGAGCACCGATGCCAGACGCAGCACCGGCGGGGTGAGCTCTTCGCCGCCGAGGAGCTTGACGGTGGAGAGCCCGAGCACGGTCATCCCGGCGAGCAGGGCGACGGCCCCCGCGATCGATTCGGCTTCGGGGCCGGCGGGACGGGCGAGCGCCCAGGCCAGCAACAAGCCCAGCCAGACCGCGGGCACGGCGACGAGCAACCACTCGCGCCGAACCGCGCCCGCGGTCGTCACTGTGCTACTTCTTCCGCTGGGGACGCAATGCAAACGCCAGGCCGGCACCGAACACCACGACGCCGCCCACGATGAACGGCCACACCGGGATTCCTGATGACGAGGAATCGTCGGCGTCCACCGCAGGGCCCGGAGTTCCCGAGCCCGCGACGGTGAGCTCGAAGTCGAGCTGACCTTCCACCGGATGGCCGTCGGCAGACGTGATCCGGTAGTTGATCAGGTACGTGCCGGCCGGCCCCAACTCGCGCACCGGGACGGTGACCGTACGGCCGGTGACCGTCGGTTCGCCGTCCTGCCAGTAGTGCTCGTCCGGCCCGACCACCTTCAGCACGGCGTAGTTCTTCTGCACCGGCTCGTTGAAGGTGAGTGTGACCGCTGCGGGCCCGGCCGCCAGCGGCGCGCCATCGGCCGGATCAGACCGGATCAGCGCCGAATGAGCCGACGCGGT is a window from the Williamsia sp. DF01-3 genome containing:
- the lysX gene encoding bifunctional lysylphosphatidylglycerol synthetase/lysine--tRNA ligase LysX, giving the protein MSVDSPETTVDSIDVSREATPAPRRPTRLVPPAGWFKNAPRYVSWVAGVLAAISLLSSISLQFRRLTEVPRDYVDNYLISAPDTSFAWAFVLALLAFALASRKRIAWWITVAYVAVYAIGNALYLFEPLSSENGVNTVVRINICIGVVLHVFALMYLIASYRQFYTRVRRGALWRAAGVLVAGLVIGSLIGWALVEIFPHTLTASQRLPYAINHVVTFGSVDLSTDFDEHHSYAPVETFLGLLGALALIAAALILFRSQRSNNSMTATDERLLRLLIDGFSGDDSLAYFSTRHDKAVVFAPNGMAAITYRVEVGTAMAGGDPVGDKRYWPDAIAEFLKICDRYGWHPGAIGVSATGAEAWDAAGFTTLNIGDEAIVHTRGYNLNGPEMKAVRQSVARTKRAGITVRIARHEDLSPEQMAAVIARADEWRDTDQERGFSMALGRLGDPADGRSILVEAVQDAGTANEKVVGMLSFVPWGQTGASLDVMRRDRDSINGLVETMVTEFAENAEAFGILDISMNFAAFRVVFEEGGQIGAGPIMRAMYGALTFASKFVQMESLYKSNAKYHPEWVPRFLCFEDGRTIPRVGLAAVVNEGFVKLPKFGQGNDFTGDASSVPPGVDIDAIAAEIASEEKAEHRGPRRPEQVRVRLAKLEQLTAAGVDPYPPAYPPTHTIAQAVSAPEGTTARVAGRVIRMRDFGKVVFCDVRDWSGDVQVLVDASALKPETLDLAGTVDLGDLIEVSGVVGRSRKGELSLLAKDWRMLGKCLHPLPDKWSGLTDPEARVRQRYVDLTINPRARELMRVHSAIVKSMRDHLSGRDYLEVETPILQQIHGGANAAPFRTHINAYDLDLYLRIAPELYLKRLCVGGMERVFEMGRNFRNEGVDFKHNPEFTSLEAYEAHSDYDRMLHLTREMIQNAAVAAHGEQVVYIEGKDGEIEKVDISGEWPVKTLHGAVSEAIGEEVTPYSEVEYLKELCDKHEIPYRNDWDAGQVALEMYEHLVEDQTTFPTFYKDFPTSVSPLTRQHRTIPGVTERWDLVAWGVELGTAYTELTDPVEQRRRLTEQSLLAAGGDPEAMELDEDFLQALEHGMFPTGGLGIGVDRIVMLLTGQSIRETLAFPLAKPK
- a CDS encoding RNA-binding S4 domain-containing protein, which translates into the protein MSRETVPIRDNSIRLGQFLKLANLIESGAEAKEVIADGLVSVNGETETRRGRQLVTGDVVEIGGTEAVVGGPDDGVLPD
- the rraA gene encoding ribonuclease E activity regulator RraA, producing the protein MSEITFVATADLVDEIGEEVRSCDLQFTQFGKRREFVGRVTTVRCLQDNALLKQVLGEPGNGGVLVVDGAGSVHTALVGDVIAELGRSNGWSGIIVNGAVRDSKLLAGIDIGIKALGTNPRKSTKSGAGERDVPVELGGLTFNPGDLAYSDDDGIVLVAAE
- a CDS encoding succinic semialdehyde dehydrogenase; translated protein: MGKPDTATFDRLRGLIAIDDPDARSTRPVLEAFTGEEMTTIPVGTADDVQAAFERARAAQVEWAKLWPRDRAKILIDFAALVLKNRDALADMAQAETGKARAYAQEEVLDVAMTARHYAKTGPRLLAASKVKGMLPLATDARVRYQPKGVVGVISPWNYPMTLAASDGVAALMAGNAVVLKPDSQTPYCALAVVELLYQAGLPKDLFAVVPGPGSVVGQEILAQADYLMFTGSSETGAQLAEQAGRRLIGFSAELGGKNPMIITKTADIDNAVEGAVRACFSNSGQLCISIERIYVEKPIADEFSAKFAQRVSAMKVGKSYDFSTEMGSLASADQVDTAERHVEDAKSKGAVVLAGGHRRPELGPFFFEPTVLSGVADGMESFAGETFGPVVAIYPVDSVDEAITEANNTEYGLNASVFAGSSEEGRKIAAELRAGTVNLNEGYAAAWGSTAAPMGGMGKSGVGRRHGAEGLLKYTEPQTIAEQRVIGLGGIKGVPQGLFLRTVPAFVKSLKFLPGR
- a CDS encoding DUF309 domain-containing protein, with the translated sequence MPERRDRDPDGRARQARPRDELGRPLPYGAEGVEPVSEEPLPPAETIALARQLIDAGRPFAAHEVFEVRWKTCPPDERELWQGLAQICVGLTHHLRGNPRGAARLVERGAGRLLRYSLVDATPYGLDLDAVIACAERQVQDTR
- a CDS encoding SDR family oxidoreductase; this translates as MTRHPSIAVTGATGNVGGLVARALSEAGTALRLVVRSRGRAPVLPGAAVAETSYGDHDAAVAALADVDTLFMVSASESEDRLDQHRTFVDAAVRAGVQHIVYTSFLNAAPDATFTLARDHWATEEHIRASGVQFTFLRDSFYVDFLPSLAGTDGVIRGPAGDGAVGAVARADVARVATAVLADPASHRGETYDLTGRESLTFNEVARILTETSGRTVTFHNETIDEAYESRKSYGAPDWQVDAWVSTYTAIAAGELAAVTDNVETITGRPPMTLRDFIVGSA
- a CDS encoding APC family permease; translated protein: MTADAEAGTQATGDEPASKLKRKITGPLLFLFILGDVLGAGIYALMGVLSEEVGGALWAPLIVALLLALLTAGSYAELVTKYPQAGGAAILAERAFKQPIVSFLVGFCMLAAGVTSAAGLALAFSGEYLKTFIDVPTVPAALVFLALVACLNARGISESVKSNVVMTIIEVSGLVIVIAVVGVMLGEGRGDVSRVTEFPDGSTPAMAILSGAIIAYYSFVGFETSANVAEEIRNPSRVYPLALFGSLATAGLVYVLVGLASSIALPASTLSESSGPLLAVVGESGVGIPDWVFSLIALVAVANGALLTMIMASRLTFGMAEHRLLPSALGKVLPKRRTPWAAIVATTLVAMLLTLNGELSTLAETVVLLLLFVFISTNVAVLVLRRDPVEHKHFRVPTIIPILGVASCVLLLTQQSGEVWMYGGLLLAVGIVLHFAAVWVRRRAA
- a CDS encoding DUF1990 family protein, with the protein product MSKPPVRPMDSHTAGRLRAADFTYPEVGATKTGMPSGYHHLRRERVVGSGAAVFRELGDAVLRWQVQLGAGLTVTSPDVTVSEGSVGLVGLGVGTARLKAPVRVVYVLDEPDRCGFAYGTLPGHPEAGEELFCIEHRADDSVVLVVAAFSRPRSILARAGGPLGRVGQRLVTKRYLRALDAPES
- a CDS encoding MerR family transcriptional regulator, with the protein product MYISDLSDITGASSRMLRHYEKAGLLTPTRDPNGYRRYRKEDVQTVEDIRCLLASGLSLSESAFILRVACADPDEATDEERREALRQLDDRERQLADAMRRLRAQRAGISELRTHVRDAMQASRSPDQLSGASSARR